In Gemmata obscuriglobus, a single genomic region encodes these proteins:
- a CDS encoding DEAD/DEAH box helicase, which produces MLREVQIDIRRQRARATKFAIENLGKNRVFSDYRVTNPESGGQYTVSIKGFEVGDNACTCPDFKANTLGTCKHIEAVLDHLKDELPAHLQKKKAVVTRPEIFLHYGEQLQVGVHLPPRHSDKLGRLAHAYFDDKGLWSGRGKYPDLIRDVEAVPEEVTVMSDALEFIDREIERAEMLAREQEWLQQLEAGTLDMPLLSVPLYDYQMRGVLFLACRGRSILGDDMGLGKTVQTLAAVELLARERGIRRALVVAPASVKYQWETEIRKFTARPVQVIEGGPGVRLDQYAEPTFFRLVNYEQVVRDREAINAWKPDVIVLDEAQRIKNWEAKTSREVKKLRSRYAIVLTGTPLENRLEELYSIVQFVDERRFGPAFEFLHEHRVLDENGNLKGYRNLDKIREKLAPIFLRRTRGEVLTQLPARTDNTVFVELADEQRGPYEEQRVTLARLLQKNYLTDLDRKRILASLVNLRTICDSLFLYDKQTRVSPKLDEFAELVPELVSDHKLVVFSQWETMAMEAAKVLDRLGVGYVLLHGGLPGKERKAVLERFQADAACKVFLSTDAGGTGLNLQMADTVVNLELPWNPAVLEQRIARVHRMGQNRPVRVINFVTRGTIEERVLRTVESKQALFAGLFAGDADEIPFEAVGTGRFLDTMRELVETGAEAEDGGQRASDHDQKTQGECVPALPPSPLAARPLPSAWHGLAQIVEGACAVLADPDAMQQLPPEVRERLRAAIRSLDSHFRSEPSN; this is translated from the coding sequence ATGCTCCGCGAAGTGCAGATCGACATCCGGCGACAGCGGGCGAGGGCCACGAAGTTCGCAATCGAGAACTTGGGCAAGAACCGCGTGTTCTCGGACTACCGGGTTACCAACCCGGAGTCCGGCGGGCAGTACACGGTTTCGATTAAAGGGTTCGAGGTGGGGGACAACGCCTGCACGTGCCCGGACTTCAAGGCGAACACACTCGGCACCTGCAAACACATTGAGGCCGTGCTCGACCACCTCAAGGACGAACTGCCGGCACACCTCCAGAAAAAGAAAGCGGTCGTCACCCGGCCCGAGATCTTCCTTCACTACGGCGAGCAGCTTCAGGTCGGGGTTCACCTCCCCCCCCGGCACTCCGACAAACTCGGGCGGCTGGCGCACGCCTACTTCGACGACAAGGGGCTGTGGTCCGGACGGGGGAAGTACCCGGACCTCATCCGCGACGTGGAGGCGGTGCCCGAAGAGGTCACCGTAATGTCCGACGCGCTGGAGTTCATCGACCGCGAGATCGAGCGCGCCGAGATGCTCGCCCGCGAGCAGGAGTGGTTGCAACAACTGGAAGCCGGCACGCTCGACATGCCTCTCCTCTCGGTGCCGCTGTACGACTACCAGATGCGCGGGGTGCTGTTCCTCGCGTGCCGGGGCCGCAGCATCCTCGGCGACGACATGGGGCTCGGGAAAACCGTACAGACGCTCGCGGCGGTCGAGCTGCTGGCCCGCGAGCGCGGCATCCGCCGCGCGCTGGTCGTCGCCCCGGCTTCGGTCAAGTACCAGTGGGAGACCGAGATCCGGAAGTTCACCGCGCGGCCCGTTCAGGTGATCGAGGGCGGCCCCGGGGTCCGGCTCGACCAGTACGCCGAGCCCACCTTCTTCCGGCTCGTCAACTACGAACAGGTCGTGCGTGACCGCGAGGCGATCAACGCCTGGAAGCCCGACGTGATCGTGCTGGACGAGGCGCAGCGGATCAAGAACTGGGAGGCGAAGACCTCGCGCGAGGTGAAGAAGCTGCGGAGCCGGTACGCGATCGTTCTGACCGGCACCCCCCTGGAGAACCGGCTCGAGGAGCTGTACAGCATCGTGCAGTTCGTGGACGAGCGCCGGTTCGGCCCGGCGTTCGAGTTCCTCCACGAGCACCGGGTGCTGGACGAGAACGGCAACCTCAAGGGGTACCGCAACCTCGACAAGATCCGCGAGAAACTCGCGCCCATCTTCCTGCGGCGCACCCGCGGCGAGGTGCTCACGCAGCTCCCTGCGCGCACGGACAACACCGTGTTCGTGGAACTCGCCGACGAGCAGCGCGGCCCTTACGAGGAGCAGCGGGTCACGCTGGCGCGGCTCCTTCAAAAGAACTACCTGACCGACCTCGACCGGAAGCGCATCCTCGCGTCGCTGGTGAACCTCCGCACCATCTGCGACAGCCTGTTCCTGTACGACAAGCAGACCCGCGTGTCCCCCAAGCTGGACGAGTTCGCGGAGCTCGTCCCCGAACTCGTCAGCGATCACAAGCTGGTGGTGTTCTCGCAGTGGGAGACGATGGCGATGGAGGCCGCGAAGGTGCTCGACCGGTTGGGCGTGGGCTACGTGCTCCTGCACGGCGGCCTGCCCGGGAAGGAGCGCAAGGCGGTGCTCGAGCGGTTCCAGGCCGACGCGGCGTGCAAAGTGTTCCTCAGCACCGACGCGGGCGGCACCGGCCTGAACCTTCAAATGGCGGACACGGTGGTGAACCTCGAACTGCCGTGGAACCCGGCGGTGCTGGAGCAGCGCATCGCCCGGGTCCACCGGATGGGTCAGAACCGCCCGGTGCGGGTGATCAACTTTGTCACCCGTGGCACAATTGAGGAGCGGGTGCTGCGCACGGTCGAATCGAAGCAGGCGCTGTTCGCCGGGCTGTTCGCGGGCGACGCGGACGAGATCCCGTTCGAGGCGGTCGGCACCGGCAGGTTCCTCGACACCATGCGCGAACTGGTCGAGACGGGTGCAGAAGCGGAGGACGGCGGGCAAAGGGCCAGCGACCACGATCAGAAGACACAAGGCGAGTGCGTGCCGGCCTTACCGCCGTCACCGCTTGCGGCCCGGCCCTTGCCTTCCGCGTGGCACGGATTGGCCCAAATTGTAGAAGGTGCGTGCGCGGTGCTGGCTGATCCGGACGCGATGCAGCAACTGCCCCCCGAGGTACGCGAGCGGCTGCGCGCCGCTATCCGCTCACTTGACAGCCACTTCCGTTCAGAACCGTCGAATTAG
- a CDS encoding beta strand repeat-containing protein, which yields MRNRVRLTTESLENRFTPATIQITALTSGFTATNNNYRILADAFTDPASPNFVSPGDTVILSGNFDWTEPNAAAAWALGNDGLADTGDEYAITINDGLDNVTVTAASLGSAVIQGPGDLPDFDLEGAFYFPGGAGTNTGWTFSNLTLLDFDLGIGMYGDPSGAGAGAYSGTTITNNRIRIATDLSTAAAPADVSQNIGINFSFGTGQTISNNLIEIPGDVAGSTANSSTVGIQSETFFPGTYEGLRITGNTIRVLNAAAVANPQRIVGIWENGHSHGSNITVSGNQFLNAAGVNPAANLQQAFVITSHSGPDGVVTYAGNTVTGANVGLAWLSPVEFPGYDFSSNGPVLVLGNTLTNVQTGILIQSKGVAQLGGGNVITGTATGTGVSIQAGSVATIFNGSFTGTGVGIDVNGGTALIQGADLNNNAIAGLRVQTVTIPQGEEIPPLVFVGLADAGGGGTALGTSTGGNNFANYLPTGAARAIINLNAAGAGANTSARNNTFASDSLAFIEQVVDHSVDVATRGTVDFSSPAAAGNVAPAVANQTFELPIGSPAGALVGQVVASDANSNPLAYSITDGNTGGAFAIDAATGRLTVAVPAALGTGTFNLTVQVSDGLTVSTATVTVTLFDSTGGANDPGPAATPVYLTAVGADAGANGHVKVYNQDGSLRFSFFAFDGFNGGVRVATGDVNGDQVEDIVVGAGAGAAGGHVKVFDGATGALISSFFSFSGFTGGVNVAVGDVDGDGRGDIVVGTGSGAAHVKAFSFANNTLLSSFIAFDGSTGGVTVAAGNYDGTGADEIVVGSATGPAHVKAFTRTGSTVLSFIAFSGFNGGVNVAAGDLNADGFAELVVGTGPGVNGQVKVFQRTTVATGGATIATIPGTGGARVALGRLNSDAVPDILVGPGPGSNALVRTFDGSNFTALSAIAAFDGFLGGVFVG from the coding sequence ATGCGCAACCGAGTTCGCCTGACGACTGAATCGCTCGAAAACCGATTCACCCCAGCAACCATCCAAATCACGGCCTTGACCAGCGGGTTCACCGCGACGAACAACAACTACCGCATCCTGGCCGACGCGTTCACTGACCCCGCTAGCCCTAACTTCGTCAGCCCGGGCGACACCGTTATCTTGAGCGGTAACTTCGACTGGACCGAGCCGAACGCTGCCGCCGCCTGGGCGCTGGGCAACGACGGCCTTGCGGACACCGGGGACGAGTACGCGATCACCATCAACGACGGCCTGGACAACGTCACGGTGACCGCCGCGTCGCTGGGGTCCGCGGTGATTCAGGGTCCGGGCGACCTACCCGACTTCGACCTCGAGGGCGCGTTCTACTTCCCCGGCGGGGCAGGCACCAACACCGGGTGGACGTTTTCCAACCTGACCCTGCTCGATTTCGATCTCGGGATCGGGATGTACGGGGACCCGAGCGGGGCCGGGGCGGGCGCCTACTCCGGCACGACCATCACGAACAACCGGATCCGCATCGCGACCGACCTGAGTACGGCGGCGGCCCCGGCAGACGTGTCCCAGAACATCGGCATCAATTTCAGCTTCGGCACCGGGCAGACGATCTCGAACAACCTGATCGAGATCCCCGGCGATGTGGCCGGGTCCACGGCGAACTCGAGTACGGTCGGGATTCAGTCCGAGACGTTCTTCCCGGGAACCTACGAAGGGCTGCGGATCACGGGGAACACGATCCGGGTGCTGAACGCGGCCGCGGTCGCGAACCCGCAGCGGATCGTGGGCATTTGGGAGAACGGCCACTCCCACGGGAGCAACATCACCGTCAGCGGCAACCAGTTCCTGAACGCCGCTGGCGTGAACCCGGCGGCGAACCTGCAGCAGGCGTTCGTCATCACCTCGCACTCCGGCCCTGACGGGGTCGTGACCTACGCCGGGAACACGGTGACCGGTGCGAACGTCGGGCTGGCGTGGCTCAGCCCCGTCGAGTTCCCTGGGTACGACTTCTCGAGTAACGGCCCGGTGCTCGTCCTCGGCAACACGCTAACCAACGTGCAGACCGGGATTTTGATCCAGTCGAAGGGCGTGGCGCAACTGGGCGGCGGCAACGTCATCACCGGCACGGCCACCGGGACCGGCGTGAGCATTCAGGCCGGTTCGGTCGCGACGATCTTCAACGGCTCCTTCACGGGCACCGGTGTCGGGATCGACGTGAACGGCGGGACGGCCCTGATCCAGGGCGCGGACCTCAACAACAACGCGATCGCCGGGCTGCGGGTGCAGACCGTAACAATCCCGCAGGGCGAGGAAATTCCTCCCCTGGTCTTCGTCGGCCTGGCGGACGCGGGCGGCGGCGGCACGGCCCTCGGCACCAGCACCGGCGGGAACAATTTCGCGAACTACCTACCGACCGGCGCGGCGCGGGCGATCATCAACCTGAACGCCGCCGGCGCCGGGGCGAACACCTCGGCCCGCAACAACACCTTCGCGTCCGACTCGCTCGCGTTCATCGAGCAGGTGGTGGACCACAGCGTTGATGTGGCCACGCGCGGGACGGTCGACTTCAGCTCCCCCGCCGCGGCCGGCAACGTGGCGCCGGCGGTTGCCAACCAGACGTTCGAACTGCCGATCGGCAGCCCGGCGGGCGCGCTCGTCGGTCAGGTGGTCGCGAGCGACGCGAACAGCAACCCGCTGGCGTACAGCATCACCGACGGCAACACGGGCGGCGCCTTCGCCATCGACGCGGCGACCGGCCGGCTCACCGTCGCCGTTCCGGCCGCACTCGGCACCGGGACGTTCAACTTGACGGTGCAGGTGAGTGACGGGCTCACGGTCAGCACCGCGACGGTTACCGTGACGCTGTTCGACAGCACCGGCGGGGCGAACGACCCGGGTCCGGCCGCGACCCCGGTGTACCTGACGGCGGTGGGCGCGGACGCGGGCGCCAACGGCCACGTGAAGGTGTACAACCAGGACGGCTCGCTGCGGTTCAGCTTCTTCGCGTTCGACGGGTTCAACGGCGGCGTGCGCGTGGCCACCGGCGACGTGAACGGCGACCAGGTTGAAGACATCGTGGTGGGGGCCGGGGCCGGGGCGGCCGGCGGCCACGTGAAGGTGTTCGACGGCGCCACCGGGGCGCTGATCTCGAGCTTCTTCTCGTTCTCGGGGTTCACCGGCGGGGTGAACGTCGCGGTGGGCGACGTGGACGGCGACGGCCGCGGCGACATCGTGGTGGGCACCGGGTCCGGCGCGGCGCACGTCAAGGCGTTCAGCTTCGCCAACAACACGCTGCTGTCCAGCTTCATCGCGTTCGACGGGTCCACCGGCGGCGTGACGGTGGCGGCGGGCAACTACGACGGGACCGGCGCCGACGAGATCGTCGTGGGCAGCGCGACCGGCCCGGCGCACGTGAAGGCGTTCACGCGCACCGGGAGCACTGTGCTCAGCTTCATCGCGTTCTCAGGGTTCAACGGTGGCGTGAACGTGGCGGCGGGCGACCTGAACGCCGACGGGTTCGCGGAACTCGTGGTCGGCACCGGGCCGGGCGTGAACGGCCAGGTGAAGGTGTTCCAGCGCACGACGGTCGCGACGGGTGGTGCGACCATCGCCACGATCCCGGGCACGGGCGGCGCCCGCGTGGCCCTGGGGCGGCTCAACAGCGACGCGGTTCCCGACATCCTGGTCGGGCCGGGGCCGGGCAGCAACGCGCTGGTGCGCACCTTCGACGGCAGTAACTTTACGGCCCTCAGCGCCATCGCCGCGTTCGACGGGTTCCTCGGCGGCGTGTTCGTCGGCTGA
- a CDS encoding bifunctional heptose 7-phosphate kinase/heptose 1-phosphate adenyltransferase: MLTTDLVERVLTTIPGRTIGVLGDLFLDRYLDIDPGLNEPSVETGLTAYQVVKVRSYPGAAGTVINNLAALGVGRIYPIACIGDDGEGYELRQALRTLSAVEQGGIIQSEARRTPTYTKPMLGKDELNRLDIKNRTPTPDGIQSRIIELLDAAWPQLDALLVLDQVSEEDCGVVTARVREHVARLAERDSDKFVMADSRERIYQFRNVCVKPNGNELKSSRELSSQEPTGGGAVYDDADLKILPPGPLVFATNGEQGIRLFDTRKGEPVLTSVPAYPVAGPIDICGAGDSCSAGIASAMVSGLTHEQAAAFGNLVASITIQQIGVTGTAPPEKVRARWREVG, translated from the coding sequence ATGCTCACAACCGACCTCGTTGAACGTGTACTGACCACCATCCCGGGCCGCACGATCGGGGTGCTCGGCGACCTGTTCCTCGACCGTTACCTGGACATCGACCCGGGTCTGAACGAGCCTTCAGTGGAAACCGGGCTCACCGCGTACCAGGTCGTGAAGGTGCGCAGTTATCCCGGAGCCGCAGGAACCGTCATCAACAACCTCGCGGCGCTGGGCGTGGGACGCATCTACCCCATCGCGTGCATCGGCGACGACGGCGAGGGGTACGAACTCCGTCAGGCGCTCCGGACGCTTTCCGCCGTCGAACAGGGCGGGATCATCCAGTCGGAGGCGCGGCGCACCCCCACCTACACGAAACCGATGCTGGGAAAGGACGAGCTGAACCGGCTCGACATCAAGAACCGCACCCCGACACCGGACGGCATTCAGTCGCGCATCATCGAGTTACTCGACGCCGCGTGGCCGCAACTCGACGCGCTGCTCGTACTCGATCAGGTGAGCGAGGAGGATTGCGGCGTGGTGACCGCCCGCGTGCGCGAGCACGTCGCACGACTGGCGGAGCGCGACTCGGACAAGTTCGTCATGGCCGACAGTCGGGAGCGGATTTACCAGTTCCGCAACGTCTGCGTAAAGCCGAACGGCAACGAACTCAAGTCGTCGCGCGAGTTGTCTTCCCAGGAGCCGACCGGCGGAGGGGCAGTCTACGACGACGCCGACTTGAAGATCCTGCCCCCCGGCCCGCTCGTGTTCGCGACGAACGGCGAACAGGGCATCCGCTTATTCGACACCCGAAAAGGCGAGCCGGTGCTCACCAGCGTGCCGGCGTACCCCGTCGCGGGGCCGATCGACATTTGCGGCGCCGGCGACAGTTGCTCCGCGGGGATCGCGTCCGCGATGGTCAGCGGGCTGACGCACGAGCAGGCGGCGGCGTTCGGGAACCTCGTGGCGTCGATCACCATTCAGCAGATCGGGGTGACCGGCACCGCGCCGCCCGAGAAAGTCCGCGCCCGCTGGCGTGAGGTGGGCTGA
- a CDS encoding carbonic anhydrase yields the protein MEKLISGIHKFQADVFAPNSDFFRKLVEGQHPQALFITCSDSRMVPDLICQTDPGELFVLRNAGNIVPPYTPGAASGEAATIEYAIRGLGIKDIVICGHTRCGAMQAVAEPSATANMPRVRQWLEHAQASSEIVCTCYGHLTGEARAKVMVQENVLTQVEHLRTHPTVAAALAAGELKLHAWVYKMETGDVFAYDPESGQFTKLATDADPTQSYPLLPRRPATPLSTADAI from the coding sequence GTGGAAAAGCTCATCAGCGGGATTCACAAGTTCCAGGCCGACGTGTTCGCCCCCAACAGCGACTTCTTCCGGAAGCTGGTGGAGGGGCAGCACCCGCAGGCGCTGTTCATCACCTGCTCCGACTCCCGCATGGTGCCGGACCTGATCTGCCAGACCGACCCCGGCGAGCTGTTCGTGCTCCGCAACGCGGGCAACATCGTTCCGCCGTACACGCCGGGCGCGGCCAGCGGCGAGGCGGCCACGATCGAGTACGCGATCCGCGGGCTGGGCATCAAGGACATCGTCATCTGCGGGCACACGCGGTGCGGGGCGATGCAGGCGGTGGCCGAGCCGTCGGCGACGGCCAACATGCCGCGCGTGCGCCAGTGGCTGGAGCACGCGCAGGCCAGTTCGGAGATCGTCTGCACGTGCTACGGGCACCTGACGGGCGAGGCCCGCGCGAAGGTGATGGTGCAGGAGAACGTGCTGACGCAGGTGGAGCACCTGCGCACCCACCCGACGGTGGCGGCGGCGCTGGCGGCGGGCGAGCTGAAGCTGCACGCCTGGGTGTACAAGATGGAGACCGGCGACGTGTTCGCCTACGACCCCGAGAGCGGTCAGTTCACGAAGCTCGCGACCGACGCCGACCCGACCCAGTCGTACCCGCTGCTCCCGCGCCGCCCGGCGACGCCGCTGAGCACCGCGGACGCGATCTGA